The stretch of DNA TCAGTAAAGAAACCAAGGAACGTGTACGCAGAGCCATGGCGGAGCTTGGCTATGAGCCGAATTTCCAGGCCAGCAACCTGGCAGCACAGATTTCCCGCTCCATCGGTATCATCCTGCCTCCATCCCCAAAGGAGACATACGAGAATTCCTTTTACCTTGAGACGATCCGGGGGATCAGCCACTACTGTAACGCACATCAGTATATCAGCACCATTGTTACCGGTCAGAATGAAGAAGAGATCCTTAACGCAGTACGTTCCATGTCCAGAAGCGGTAAGGTTGACGGATTTATTGTTCTTTATTCCCGTGTGAATGATTCTGTTATTGATTTTCTTTTCAGTGAAGGACTTCTCTATATCCTGATCGGAAAACCGGCACAATACACCAATCATACAATCTATATCGATAATGACAACCTTCTGGCCGGACAGGAGGCAACGGAGTATCTTTATGCTCTGGGCCACCGGAAGATCGCTTATCTGGGTGTAGATAATTCCCTGGTCTTTTCCGCAGACCGCAAAACCGGCTACATGACTGCGCTGATCAGCCACGGATTAACCGTACAGCCCGAATACTGTATAGAGGTTCCTGCCGCTTCCCAGAATGAGTTTCAGGAGCTTCGAAAGCTGCTTTTAAGTGAGGAGCGCCCTACAGCTATGCTTGTCAGTGATGATATTCTGGCGCTTTCCCTGGAGCGGATCTGTATGGAAGCAGATATCTCCATACCGGAGGATCTGTCCATTCTTTCCTTTAACAACTCACTTTTTGCCAGACTGACTTCGCCTCAGCTGACCTCCATTGATATTAACTCCGGGCAGCTTGGAATGGAAGCAGCCACGCAGATGATCAGTCATATCGAAAATCCGAGCCTTCCGGCCACAAAGATCATTGTACCTCACCAGCTGATCGAAAGGGACAGCTGCCGGAGGATCTGATCTGCTTTCAAACAAAAAACAGGTATCTTCTCTGCTGACTGTGTATTGACCACCACTTATCGATCTGACATTGGTGGTCGATCTACCACCCGGCAAAAAGATACCTGTTTTTCATTTTTTATAATACTTTTTATAATGCTTTCTCATAACACCAGTACATATGTCCCCAGAGTTCACACTCTCCCACGTTCTCAAAATTCAGCTTATCATAAGAACGGAGTGCTTTTACATTGTCCTTCGCAACAAGAAGATGTACAGCTTTATAGCCCCGCTTCTTCAGCTCTTCCATCACACCCTTAAGAAGTTTCCCGGCAATCCCCTGATTCTGGAATTCCTGACATACTCCCACCCGGGAGACCTCCGCTGACGGCACCATGGTTTCTGACCAGCATGTGAGGCATTCCACATTTGGATCATCATCAATGGAGATCACACCTGCGATATTTCCCGCATCGTCCCGCATACAGAACAGCGCATCTCTGGAAAGATCAAATTC from Blautia sp. SC05B48 encodes:
- a CDS encoding LacI family DNA-binding transcriptional regulator, yielding MAVTIKDVAALAGVSPSTVSRTCKNNPSISKETKERVRRAMAELGYEPNFQASNLAAQISRSIGIILPPSPKETYENSFYLETIRGISHYCNAHQYISTIVTGQNEEEILNAVRSMSRSGKVDGFIVLYSRVNDSVIDFLFSEGLLYILIGKPAQYTNHTIYIDNDNLLAGQEATEYLYALGHRKIAYLGVDNSLVFSADRKTGYMTALISHGLTVQPEYCIEVPAASQNEFQELRKLLLSEERPTAMLVSDDILALSLERICMEADISIPEDLSILSFNNSLFARLTSPQLTSIDINSGQLGMEAATQMISHIENPSLPATKIIVPHQLIERDSCRRI
- a CDS encoding GNAT family N-acetyltransferase translates to MNFERVKREEADTVLKLYRSLLGTPYCVWTEEYPSEKEVEFDLSRDALFCMRDDAGNIAGVISIDDDPNVECLTCWSETMVPSAEVSRVGVCQEFQNQGIAGKLLKGVMEELKKRGYKAVHLLVAKDNVKALRSYDKLNFENVGECELWGHMYWCYEKAL